In Streptomyces sp. NBC_01707, a genomic segment contains:
- a CDS encoding DUF305 domain-containing protein gives MTAGQGTRRTQWAAGSAVALALLFAGVATVATARGDTTDGKQPRAASTAVRAPATDSADAGFARDMAVHHQQAVEMSFIVRDRTQDEEVRRFAYDIANTQANQRGMLLGWLDLWELPKVAAAGQEPMAWMAAHGGRGGDGHDMAGMDGMDGMTAGSGSGFTAHDGALMPGMATRTELDRLRKADGKQAEILYLQLMTDHHKGGVAMARGCAGLCTVKAERRLAKGMVEAQRSELDAMAQMLAARGAEPR, from the coding sequence GTGACCGCTGGGCAGGGTACCCGCCGCACCCAGTGGGCGGCGGGCTCCGCGGTCGCGCTCGCGCTGCTCTTCGCGGGCGTGGCGACGGTCGCCACGGCACGGGGCGACACGACGGACGGGAAGCAGCCGCGAGCCGCCTCGACGGCGGTCCGGGCGCCCGCCACCGATTCGGCCGACGCCGGGTTCGCGCGCGACATGGCGGTCCACCATCAGCAGGCCGTGGAGATGTCCTTCATCGTCCGTGACCGTACGCAGGACGAGGAGGTACGCCGCTTCGCGTACGACATCGCCAACACGCAGGCCAACCAGCGGGGCATGCTGCTCGGCTGGCTGGATCTGTGGGAGCTGCCGAAGGTGGCGGCCGCCGGGCAGGAGCCCATGGCATGGATGGCGGCCCACGGTGGGCGCGGAGGCGACGGCCACGACATGGCAGGAATGGACGGCATGGACGGCATGACGGCCGGGTCGGGCAGTGGGTTCACGGCGCACGACGGGGCTCTGATGCCCGGCATGGCCACCCGGACCGAGCTCGACCGGCTGAGGAAGGCCGACGGCAAGCAGGCCGAGATCCTCTACCTCCAGCTGATGACCGACCACCACAAGGGCGGCGTCGCCATGGCGCGCGGCTGCGCCGGGCTCTGCACGGTGAAAGCGGAGAGGCGGCTCGCCAAGGGCATGGTCGAGGCCCAGCGGTCCGAGCTGGACGCGATGGCGCAGATGCTGGCGGCGCGCGGGGCCGAGCCCAGGTAG
- a CDS encoding NAD+ synthase: MPQLRLALNQIDSTVGDLAGNAEAIVHWTRHSAEQGAHLVAFPEMVLTGYPVEDLALRSSFVEASRDALRALAARLDAEGFGELPVVVGYLDRSEKAQPRYGQPAGAPQNAAAVLHRGRVALSFAKHHLPNYGVFDEFRYFVPGDSMPVVRVHGVDVALAICEDLWQDGGRVPAARAAGAGLLLSINASPYERDKDDTRLALVRKRAQEAGCTTAYLAMIGGQDELVFDGDSIVVDKDGEVIARAPQFAEGSVVLDLDLPAAAPEAPSGVVNDGLRIDHAVLSDKPVPAYEAELTGGYAERLDDDEELYSALVVGLRAYAAKNGFSSVLIGLSGGIDSALVAAIACDALGAQNVYGISMPSKYSSDHSKGDAAELARRTGLNFRTVPIEPMFDAYMESLGLTGLAEENLQSRLRGTMLMAVSNQEGQIVLAPGNKSELAVGYSTLYGDSVGAYGPIKDVYKTSIFRLAKWRNRAAEERGRTPPIPEASITKPPSAELRPDQVDTDSLPDYDVLDRILEMYVDRDLGLDTIVAAGFDEALVTKTLRLVDTAEYKRRQYPPGTKISPKGFGKDRRLPITNRWRESA, encoded by the coding sequence GTGCCTCAACTACGCCTCGCACTCAACCAGATCGACTCGACCGTCGGTGACCTCGCCGGCAACGCCGAGGCGATCGTCCACTGGACCCGGCACTCCGCCGAACAGGGCGCCCACCTGGTGGCATTCCCCGAGATGGTGCTGACCGGTTACCCCGTCGAGGACCTGGCCCTGCGGTCGTCCTTCGTCGAGGCGTCGCGGGACGCGCTGCGTGCGCTCGCCGCCCGTCTCGACGCGGAGGGCTTCGGGGAGCTGCCGGTCGTGGTCGGATATCTCGACCGTTCCGAGAAGGCCCAGCCGCGCTACGGCCAGCCCGCCGGGGCGCCGCAGAACGCCGCCGCGGTGCTGCACCGCGGCCGGGTCGCCCTGAGCTTCGCCAAGCACCACCTGCCCAACTACGGCGTCTTCGACGAGTTCCGGTACTTCGTGCCGGGCGACTCGATGCCCGTCGTGCGGGTCCACGGTGTCGATGTGGCACTCGCGATCTGCGAGGACCTCTGGCAGGACGGCGGCCGCGTGCCGGCCGCCCGGGCCGCCGGGGCCGGGCTGCTGCTGTCGATCAATGCCTCGCCGTACGAGCGGGACAAGGACGACACCCGGCTGGCCCTGGTCCGCAAGCGGGCCCAGGAGGCCGGCTGCACCACCGCCTACCTGGCGATGATCGGCGGCCAGGACGAGCTGGTCTTCGACGGCGACTCGATCGTCGTCGACAAGGACGGCGAGGTGATCGCCCGGGCCCCGCAGTTCGCCGAGGGCAGCGTCGTCCTCGACCTGGACCTGCCGGCCGCCGCGCCCGAGGCTCCGTCCGGGGTGGTCAACGACGGTCTGCGGATCGACCATGCGGTCCTCTCCGACAAGCCCGTCCCGGCGTACGAGGCGGAGCTGACCGGCGGCTACGCGGAGCGGCTCGACGACGACGAGGAGCTGTACTCGGCACTCGTCGTGGGGTTGCGCGCCTACGCCGCGAAGAACGGTTTCAGCAGTGTGCTGATCGGGCTCTCCGGCGGGATCGACTCGGCGCTCGTCGCCGCCATCGCATGCGATGCGCTGGGGGCGCAGAACGTGTACGGGATCTCGATGCCGTCGAAGTACTCATCGGACCACTCCAAGGGCGACGCGGCGGAACTGGCGCGGCGCACCGGGCTCAACTTCCGCACCGTACCGATCGAGCCGATGTTCGACGCGTACATGGAGTCGCTGGGGCTCACCGGTCTGGCCGAGGAGAACCTGCAGTCTCGGCTGCGTGGCACGATGCTGATGGCCGTCTCCAACCAGGAGGGCCAGATCGTCCTGGCGCCGGGCAACAAGTCGGAGCTGGCGGTCGGCTACTCGACGCTGTACGGGGACTCCGTCGGCGCCTACGGGCCGATCAAGGACGTCTACAAGACGTCGATCTTCCGGCTGGCGAAGTGGCGCAACCGGGCCGCGGAGGAACGCGGCCGGACGCCGCCGATCCCGGAGGCCTCCATCACCAAGCCGCCCAGCGCCGAGCTGCGGCCGGACCAGGTCGACACGGACTCGCTGCCCGACTACGACGTACTGGACCGGATCCTGGAGATGTACGTCGACCGGGACCTGGGGCTGGACACGATCGTGGCAGCCGGGTTCGACGAGGCGCTGGTCACGAAGACGCTGCGGCTGGTGGACACGGCGGAGTACAAGCGGCGCCAGTACCCGCCGGGTACGAAGATCTCGCCCAAGGGGTTCGGCAAGGACCGGCGGCTGCCGATCACGAACCGGTGGCGCGAGTCGGCGTGA
- a CDS encoding endonuclease/exonuclease/phosphatase family protein, with the protein MWRRGIVLAVCAVLLTFVMIFHAEIPNTIGNLGSLSETFLPWFGLFIPLLLVLGLARRSATALIALLLPVVVWLNIFGGLLTDKSGSGGDLTVATHNVNADNPDPAGTARQVAGSGADVIALQELPPGEVPAYESALAARYPYHSVEGTVGLWSKYPMSGTRPVDIRMGWTRAMRSTVRTPEGEVAVYVAHMPSVRVKLNAGFTASQRDESADALGEAIADEQLDRVILLGDLNGTMNDRSLNAVTSQMRSTQGAAGDGFGFSWPASFPMARIDQIMVKGVEPMSSWTLPATGSDHLPIAARVAL; encoded by the coding sequence ATGTGGCGGCGCGGCATCGTCCTCGCCGTCTGCGCGGTCCTGCTGACCTTCGTGATGATCTTCCACGCGGAGATCCCCAACACCATCGGCAACCTGGGCAGCCTCTCCGAGACTTTCCTGCCGTGGTTCGGCCTGTTCATTCCCCTGCTCCTGGTCCTGGGCCTGGCGCGCCGCTCGGCGACCGCGCTGATCGCCCTGCTGCTGCCGGTCGTGGTCTGGCTCAACATCTTCGGCGGGCTGCTCACCGACAAGTCGGGCAGCGGTGGCGACCTCACCGTCGCCACCCACAACGTCAACGCGGACAACCCCGACCCGGCAGGCACCGCCCGGCAGGTCGCGGGCTCCGGCGCGGACGTCATCGCCCTGCAGGAGCTGCCGCCCGGCGAGGTTCCGGCGTACGAGTCGGCGCTCGCCGCCCGCTATCCGTACCACTCGGTCGAGGGGACGGTCGGCCTGTGGAGCAAGTACCCGATGAGCGGCACCAGGCCCGTCGACATCAGGATGGGCTGGACCCGGGCGATGCGTTCCACGGTGAGGACACCCGAGGGCGAGGTCGCGGTCTATGTGGCCCACATGCCGTCCGTACGGGTCAAGCTGAACGCCGGATTCACCGCCAGCCAGCGGGACGAGAGCGCGGATGCGCTCGGTGAGGCCATCGCCGACGAACAGCTCGACAGGGTGATCCTGCTCGGCGACCTCAACGGCACGATGAACGACCGCTCGCTGAACGCGGTCACCTCCCAGATGCGGTCCACCCAGGGCGCGGCGGGCGACGGCTTCGGCTTCAGCTGGCCGGCGTCGTTCCCGATGGCCCGGATCGACCAGATCATGGTCAAGGGCGTCGAGCCGATGTCGTCATGGACGCTTCCGGCGACGGGCAGTGACCACCTGCCGATCGCCGCCCGCGTCGCACTCTGA
- the glnA gene encoding type I glutamate--ammonia ligase: MDKQQEFVLRTLEERDIRFVRLWFTDVLGYLKSVAVAPAELEQAFDEGIGFDGSAIEGFARVYESDMIAKPDPGTFQILPWRAEAPGTARMFCDILMPDGSPSFADPRYVLKRILAKTSDLGFTFYTHPEIEFFLLKNKPVDGSRPTPADSSGYFDHTPQNVGMDFRRQAITMLESMGISVEFSHHEGAPGQQEIDLRYADALSTADNIMTFRLVMKQVALEQGVQATFMPKPFSEFPGSGMHTHLSLFEGDRNAFYESGAEYQLSKVGRSFIAGLLKHAAEISAVTNQWVNSYKRIWGGSARAAGAGGEAPSYICWGHNNRSALIRVPMYKPGKTGSARVEVRSIDSGANPYLTYAVLLAAGLKGIEEGYELPAGADDDVWALSDAERRAMGIEPLPQNLGEAISLMEKSELVAETLGEHVFDFFLRNKKQEWEEYRSEVTAFELKALLPVL; the protein is encoded by the coding sequence ATGGACAAGCAGCAGGAATTCGTCCTCAGGACACTCGAGGAGCGCGACATCCGCTTCGTGCGCCTGTGGTTCACCGATGTGCTCGGCTACCTCAAGTCCGTCGCCGTGGCGCCCGCCGAGCTGGAGCAGGCGTTCGACGAGGGCATCGGCTTCGACGGATCGGCCATCGAGGGCTTTGCCCGGGTCTACGAGTCCGACATGATCGCCAAGCCGGATCCCGGTACCTTCCAGATCCTGCCCTGGCGTGCGGAGGCCCCCGGCACCGCGCGGATGTTCTGCGACATCCTGATGCCCGACGGCTCGCCGTCCTTCGCCGACCCGCGCTACGTCCTCAAGCGCATCCTCGCCAAGACCTCCGACCTGGGCTTCACCTTCTACACCCACCCGGAGATCGAGTTCTTCCTGCTCAAGAACAAGCCGGTCGACGGTAGCCGGCCCACCCCCGCCGACAGCTCCGGCTACTTCGACCACACCCCGCAGAACGTCGGCATGGACTTCCGCCGCCAGGCGATCACCATGCTCGAATCCATGGGCATCTCGGTCGAGTTCAGCCACCACGAGGGTGCTCCCGGCCAGCAGGAGATCGACCTGCGGTACGCGGACGCGCTCTCCACGGCCGACAACATCATGACGTTCCGTCTGGTGATGAAGCAGGTCGCGCTGGAACAGGGCGTGCAGGCGACCTTCATGCCGAAGCCGTTCTCCGAGTTCCCCGGCTCCGGTATGCACACCCACCTCTCCCTCTTCGAGGGCGACCGCAACGCGTTCTACGAGTCGGGCGCCGAGTACCAGCTGTCGAAGGTCGGCCGCTCCTTCATCGCGGGCCTGCTCAAGCACGCCGCGGAGATCTCCGCCGTGACGAACCAGTGGGTCAACTCGTACAAGCGCATCTGGGGCGGCTCGGCCCGCGCCGCCGGCGCCGGCGGCGAGGCCCCCTCGTACATCTGCTGGGGCCACAACAACCGCTCCGCGTTGATCCGCGTCCCGATGTACAAGCCCGGCAAGACCGGTTCGGCCCGCGTCGAGGTCCGTTCCATCGACTCCGGCGCCAACCCCTACCTGACCTACGCGGTGTTGCTCGCCGCGGGTCTCAAGGGCATCGAGGAAGGGTACGAACTCCCGGCCGGCGCCGACGACGACGTCTGGGCGCTGTCCGACGCCGAGCGCCGCGCGATGGGTATCGAGCCGCTGCCGCAGAACCTGGGCGAGGCGATCTCGTTGATGGAGAAGAGCGAACTGGTCGCCGAGACGCTCGGTGAGCACGTCTTCGACTTCTTCCTGCGCAACAAGAAGCAGGAGTGGGAGGAGTACCGCAGCGAGGTCACCGCCTTCGAGCTGAAGGCGCTGCTGCCGGTGCTGTAG
- a CDS encoding pyridoxamine 5'-phosphate oxidase family protein, with the protein MSGHRPIAELHPGYSDKDATARPWSEAVAVLTRAEVFWLSTVRPDGRPHVTPLIALWSDDALHFCTGPAERKAQNLTTNPEVVVTTGTNMLHQGFDVVVEGRADRVTDEARLTRLAELWEAKYGADWHFEVRASAFANAAGGRAEVFAVVPRTVFGFGKGEPYSQTRWRFG; encoded by the coding sequence GTGTCCGGACACCGGCCCATCGCCGAGCTGCACCCCGGCTACAGCGACAAGGACGCGACCGCCCGTCCGTGGTCGGAGGCGGTGGCCGTGCTGACGCGGGCGGAGGTGTTCTGGCTGTCCACGGTCCGGCCGGACGGCCGCCCGCATGTCACGCCGCTGATCGCACTCTGGTCGGACGACGCCCTGCACTTCTGCACGGGCCCGGCCGAGCGCAAGGCACAGAACCTGACGACGAACCCGGAGGTCGTGGTCACGACCGGCACCAACATGCTGCACCAGGGCTTCGACGTGGTGGTCGAGGGCCGGGCGGACCGGGTGACGGACGAGGCGCGGCTGACCCGGCTGGCCGAGCTCTGGGAGGCGAAGTACGGGGCGGACTGGCACTTCGAGGTCCGTGCGAGCGCGTTCGCCAACGCCGCGGGGGGCCGCGCGGAGGTGTTCGCGGTGGTCCCGCGCACGGTCTTCGGCTTCGGCAAGGGCGAACCGTACAGCCAGACGCGCTGGCGCTTCGGCTGA
- a CDS encoding CBS domain-containing protein: MTTAKDIMHTGAQWIPAHETLDRAAQLMREHHVGALPISASGEQDRMIGILTDRDIVLDCVAVGHDPSKVTAGDLAQGTPRWIDADAGVDQVLEEMQSNRIRRLPVVENKKLIGMISEADLAQHLSEDQIALWVEKVYAPS, translated from the coding sequence ATGACCACCGCCAAGGACATCATGCACACCGGGGCCCAGTGGATCCCGGCGCACGAAACGCTCGACCGGGCCGCCCAGCTGATGCGCGAGCACCACGTCGGTGCCCTGCCCATCTCGGCCAGCGGCGAGCAGGACCGGATGATCGGCATACTCACGGACCGTGACATCGTGCTCGACTGCGTGGCAGTGGGCCACGACCCGTCCAAGGTGACGGCCGGCGATCTCGCTCAGGGCACGCCGCGATGGATCGACGCCGACGCGGGCGTGGACCAGGTCCTGGAGGAAATGCAGAGCAATCGAATCCGCCGGCTTCCGGTGGTCGAGAACAAGAAGCTGATCGGCATGATCAGCGAGGCGGATCTGGCGCAGCACCTCTCCGAGGACCAGATCGCGCTCTGGGTCGAGAAGGTCTACGCCCCCAGCTGA
- a CDS encoding multicopper oxidase family protein: MRTQHTRRAVLGAGIALAGTGVLAACSGGKDVDKPVANPGAMNHDGMTRKPSSPVRSHGEYVSPDGEEVAAVEAKRGSGPVRKLHLTATPARLDLGGGLTVPSWAYGDRLPGKEIRITAGDTLAVTLANHLPTPTTLHWHGLHVRNDMDGVPGLTQPGVKAGAEFAYRFAVRQTGTYWFHPHVGVQQDRGLYAPLIVEDPKEPLSYDKEWVVMLDDWVDGVAGSTPDAVLSELSHGMAGMEGMDHGSSMSDDKPGSGSGPSRVLMGARSELLRGPASDVAYPHYLINGRIPKDPTTFTAKPGDRIRMRIINAGGDTPFRVALGGHRMTITHADGFPVRHTTTDALLLGMGERYDVLVTAGDGVFPLTAVAEGRNMSALALLRTGGGAAPKASVWPKELNGQLVSAPELKADASVALATRAPDRTIRIKLTGNMRSFDWGFDHRKYDPAWRHPVKAGERVRLEFYNITEMWHPIHLHGHTFALAGSAGPRSVLDRAPGARKDTAVVLPNSSVAVEFDADNPGLWMLHCHNVYHSNANMMTVLGYRR, translated from the coding sequence ATGCGTACTCAGCACACTCGACGCGCCGTGCTCGGCGCCGGAATCGCCCTGGCCGGAACGGGAGTCCTGGCCGCCTGCTCCGGTGGCAAGGACGTGGACAAGCCCGTCGCGAACCCCGGCGCCATGAACCACGACGGCATGACCCGGAAGCCGTCGTCCCCGGTGAGGAGCCACGGTGAGTACGTTTCGCCCGACGGCGAGGAGGTCGCAGCCGTCGAGGCCAAGCGGGGCTCCGGTCCTGTGCGGAAGCTCCACCTCACCGCCACCCCTGCCCGTCTGGATCTGGGCGGCGGTCTCACCGTCCCTTCCTGGGCGTACGGGGACCGGCTGCCCGGCAAGGAGATCCGGATCACCGCGGGCGACACCCTGGCAGTCACTCTCGCCAACCACCTGCCGACACCTACCACCCTGCACTGGCACGGACTCCATGTGCGCAACGACATGGACGGCGTACCCGGCCTGACACAGCCGGGGGTCAAGGCGGGCGCGGAGTTCGCATACCGCTTCGCGGTGCGACAGACGGGGACGTACTGGTTCCATCCGCACGTCGGCGTGCAGCAGGACCGCGGCCTGTACGCCCCGCTGATCGTCGAGGACCCGAAGGAACCCCTGTCGTACGACAAGGAGTGGGTCGTCATGCTCGACGACTGGGTCGACGGGGTGGCGGGTTCCACGCCGGACGCGGTGCTCAGCGAGCTCTCCCACGGCATGGCCGGCATGGAGGGGATGGATCACGGGTCCTCCATGTCCGATGACAAGCCCGGTTCCGGGTCCGGTCCCTCGCGGGTGCTGATGGGCGCCAGGAGCGAACTGCTCCGCGGTCCGGCCAGCGATGTCGCATACCCGCACTACCTGATCAACGGCCGCATCCCGAAGGACCCGACCACGTTCACCGCGAAGCCCGGCGACCGGATCCGGATGCGCATCATCAACGCGGGTGGCGACACCCCCTTCCGCGTCGCGCTCGGCGGCCACCGGATGACCATCACGCACGCGGACGGCTTCCCGGTCCGGCACACCACGACCGACGCACTGCTGCTGGGCATGGGCGAGCGGTACGACGTGCTGGTCACCGCCGGGGACGGGGTGTTCCCGCTGACGGCGGTCGCCGAGGGGAGGAACATGTCGGCGCTGGCCCTGCTCCGTACCGGCGGTGGCGCGGCGCCGAAGGCCTCCGTATGGCCGAAGGAGCTGAACGGGCAGCTGGTGTCGGCCCCCGAGCTGAAGGCCGATGCGTCCGTGGCACTGGCCACCCGGGCGCCCGACCGGACGATCCGGATCAAGCTGACCGGCAACATGAGGTCGTTCGACTGGGGCTTCGACCACAGGAAGTACGACCCCGCCTGGCGTCATCCGGTCAAGGCCGGCGAGCGGGTCCGGCTGGAGTTCTACAACATCACGGAGATGTGGCATCCGATCCACCTGCACGGGCATACGTTCGCGCTCGCGGGGTCCGCGGGACCGCGTTCGGTGCTCGACAGGGCTCCCGGGGCACGCAAGGACACGGCGGTCGTCCTGCCCAACAGTTCGGTGGCCGTGGAGTTCGACGCGGACAACCCGGGGCTGTGGATGCTCCACTGCCACAACGTCTACCACTCGAACGCGAACATGATGACGGTCCTCGGCTACCGCCGCTGA
- a CDS encoding DUF3105 domain-containing protein, whose product MSFDRRTRIEQMRNADRARDRRNRVLVIGLSVVVVAGLVGVGTSVLLDKSEAADKEQAAAAQDAKAAATDKEKLASEPIKGLKTWDAKKLTRNHVTATVTYPMKPPVGGDHSPVWMNCDGEVYKKAIPDMSAVHSLEHGSVWVTYTDKASAADVAALAKRVGKTPYSLMSPYQDQAGTITLSAWGNQVTVDSATDRRVDQFFAKFVQGAQTPEPGAACTGGLGAQ is encoded by the coding sequence ATGAGCTTCGACCGCAGGACCCGCATAGAGCAGATGCGCAACGCCGACCGGGCGCGCGACCGCCGCAACCGTGTCCTGGTCATAGGGCTGAGCGTCGTCGTCGTCGCAGGTCTGGTCGGCGTCGGTACGTCCGTGCTGCTGGACAAGTCGGAGGCCGCGGACAAGGAGCAGGCGGCCGCGGCGCAGGACGCGAAGGCGGCCGCGACGGACAAGGAGAAGCTGGCCTCCGAGCCGATCAAGGGACTGAAGACGTGGGACGCGAAGAAGCTGACCCGTAACCACGTCACCGCGACGGTGACGTACCCGATGAAGCCTCCGGTCGGGGGTGACCACAGCCCCGTCTGGATGAATTGCGACGGCGAGGTGTACAAGAAGGCGATCCCCGACATGAGCGCCGTGCACTCGCTGGAGCACGGTTCGGTGTGGGTGACGTACACGGACAAGGCGTCGGCCGCCGATGTCGCCGCGCTCGCGAAGCGGGTCGGGAAGACGCCGTACTCGCTGATGAGTCCGTATCAGGACCAGGCCGGCACGATCACACTGAGCGCCTGGGGCAACCAGGTCACCGTGGACAGTGCCACGGACCGGCGGGTGGACCAGTTCTTCGCCAAGTTCGTGCAGGGGGCACAGACGCCTGAGCCGGGTGCGGCGTGCACGGGCGGGCTGGGGGCCCAGTGA
- a CDS encoding MFS transporter, with amino-acid sequence MPLALLALAISAFGIGTTEFVMMGLLPDVADDLGTSVPTAGYLVSAYALGVVLGAPLLTAVGSRVPRKRMLLLLMALFTLGNLASAFAPGFGWLVAGRFLAGLPHGAFFGVGAVVAARLVGEGRQARAVATMFLGLTVANIVGVPAATLLGQHLGWRATFLVVGVIGLCSLAALARLVPHIPVDAQQGLGRELRALGDRQVLLGLLTAVLGFAGVFAVYSYLSAMTTEAMGFGESSVTLVLALFGIGMTLGALAAGPLTDRALRPTLYGSLAALAVVLVVFPFAVQVKWAALVMVVLLGGVGFMTTTPLQMLVMKKAKDAPTLASASNHSAFNLANAGGAWLGGVAIAAGWGWTSPALVGAVLTVGGLAVAVTAGVLDRGGRGESRVLAGVGARGAREESHADVA; translated from the coding sequence ATGCCACTGGCTCTTCTAGCGCTGGCCATAAGCGCCTTTGGCATCGGAACCACGGAATTCGTGATGATGGGCCTGCTGCCCGATGTCGCGGACGACCTGGGCACATCCGTGCCCACCGCGGGCTATCTCGTATCGGCGTACGCGCTCGGCGTCGTTCTCGGCGCCCCGCTGCTCACCGCCGTCGGTTCCCGGGTCCCGCGCAAACGGATGCTCCTGCTGCTGATGGCGCTGTTCACCCTCGGCAACCTCGCCTCCGCGTTCGCCCCCGGCTTCGGCTGGCTGGTCGCCGGCCGGTTCCTCGCCGGACTGCCGCACGGCGCGTTCTTCGGGGTCGGCGCGGTCGTCGCCGCGCGGCTGGTCGGCGAGGGGCGGCAGGCGAGGGCCGTCGCGACGATGTTCCTCGGCCTCACCGTCGCCAACATCGTCGGCGTACCGGCGGCCACACTGCTCGGCCAGCACCTCGGCTGGCGCGCGACCTTCCTGGTCGTCGGGGTGATCGGGCTCTGCTCGTTGGCCGCGCTCGCCCGGCTCGTTCCGCACATTCCGGTCGACGCGCAGCAGGGCCTCGGCCGCGAACTGCGCGCCCTCGGCGACCGGCAGGTGCTGCTCGGCCTGCTCACCGCCGTCCTCGGTTTCGCCGGGGTCTTCGCCGTCTACTCGTACCTGTCGGCCATGACGACCGAGGCGATGGGCTTCGGCGAGTCCTCGGTGACGCTGGTGCTCGCGCTGTTCGGTATCGGCATGACACTCGGCGCACTCGCCGCCGGACCCCTGACGGACCGCGCGCTGCGGCCCACGCTGTACGGCTCCCTGGCCGCACTTGCGGTGGTCCTGGTGGTCTTCCCGTTCGCCGTGCAGGTGAAGTGGGCGGCGCTGGTGATGGTCGTCCTGCTCGGCGGGGTCGGGTTCATGACCACGACGCCGCTGCAGATGCTCGTCATGAAGAAGGCGAAGGACGCCCCGACGCTGGCCTCCGCCTCCAACCACTCGGCGTTCAACCTCGCCAACGCGGGCGGCGCCTGGCTGGGCGGCGTGGCGATCGCGGCGGGCTGGGGCTGGACGTCCCCGGCTCTGGTGGGCGCGGTCCTGACGGTGGGGGGCCTGGCGGTGGCGGTCACGGCGGGCGTGCTGGACCGCGGCGGGCGGGGCGAGTCCCGGGTGCTGGCAGGCGTGGGTGCGCGGGGTGCGCGGGAAGAGAGCCACGCGGACGTGGCCTGA
- a CDS encoding putative protein N(5)-glutamine methyltransferase produces the protein MSLSSTPLPYSVIVTRLRAAGCVFAEDEAELILSTAADPAELAAMVDRRTAGLPLEHVLGWAEFRGLRIAVDPGVFVPRRRTEFLVDQAVDLSRPADGPAVVVDLCCGSGALGAALAAALDRVELHSSDVEPAAVRCARRNVAGAGEVYEGDLFEPLPASLRGRVGILLANVPYVPSEDVELLPAEARVHEPRVALDGGDDGLDVLRRVTAEAPQWLAPGGHLLVETSERQAARAEETVARSGLTARVVTSDELYATVVIGTRPGTGHGS, from the coding sequence ATGTCGCTTTCCTCCACACCGCTCCCTTACTCCGTCATCGTCACCAGACTTCGCGCCGCCGGCTGTGTATTCGCCGAGGACGAGGCGGAGTTGATCCTCTCCACGGCCGCGGACCCGGCCGAACTCGCCGCCATGGTGGACCGGCGGACAGCCGGTCTGCCTCTCGAACACGTCCTCGGCTGGGCCGAGTTCCGCGGTCTGCGGATCGCGGTGGATCCCGGAGTCTTCGTCCCCCGGCGCCGTACCGAATTCCTCGTAGACCAGGCCGTCGACCTCAGCCGTCCGGCGGACGGGCCCGCCGTCGTCGTCGATCTGTGCTGCGGTTCGGGTGCGCTGGGTGCCGCGCTCGCCGCGGCCCTGGACCGGGTCGAGTTGCACTCCAGCGATGTCGAACCCGCCGCGGTGCGGTGCGCGCGACGCAATGTCGCCGGTGCGGGAGAGGTGTACGAGGGCGACCTTTTCGAACCGCTGCCCGCGTCGCTGCGCGGCCGTGTCGGGATTCTGCTCGCCAATGTGCCGTACGTCCCCAGCGAGGACGTCGAACTCCTGCCCGCGGAGGCCCGGGTCCATGAACCGAGGGTGGCGCTCGACGGCGGGGACGACGGGCTGGATGTGCTGCGCAGAGTGACCGCCGAGGCGCCTCAGTGGCTGGCGCCGGGCGGACATCTGCTGGTCGAGACGAGCGAACGGCAGGCGGCGCGGGCCGAGGAGACCGTCGCCCGGAGCGGACTGACGGCGCGGGTGGTCACCTCCGACGAGCTGTACGCCACCGTCGTCATCGGCACCAGACCCGGTACCGGACACGGAAGCTAG